A window from Rhodospirillaceae bacterium encodes these proteins:
- a CDS encoding SUF system NifU family Fe-S cluster assembly protein → MSDLRELYQEIILDHNRKPRNFGELPGCNRTAKGHNPLCGDMVKIYLIIENGVVREVKFDGKGCAISVASASIMTGLITGKLETEVRELFESFHSFVTNSDDGELGDGLEELTALGGVRDYPMRVKCATLAWHSVISALDGGNDTVATE, encoded by the coding sequence ATGTCAGATTTAAGGGAGCTCTATCAGGAAATAATTTTGGACCACAATCGGAAACCAAGAAATTTTGGTGAATTGCCAGGNTGCAATAGGACGGCCAAGGGGCACAATCCCTTGTGCGGCGACATGGTGAAAATATATTTGATTATAGAAAATGGTGTCGTGCGAGAAGTAAAGTTTGATGGCAAGGGTTGTGCTATATCTGTGGCCTCTGCCTCAATAATGACGGGCCTAATTACTGGGAAATTAGAAACAGAGGTAAGAGAATTGTTTGAATCATTCCACTCGTTTGTGACCAACTCTGATGATGGGGAATTGGGGGATGGATTGGAGGAGCTTACCGCATTGGGCGGTGTCCGGGATTATCCGATGCGAGTTAAGTGTGCCACGCTGGCATGGCATAGTGTGATATCAGCATTGGACGGCGGTAATGATACGGTGGCAACTGAGTAA